The proteins below are encoded in one region of Gadus macrocephalus chromosome 14, ASM3116895v1:
- the LOC132472162 gene encoding uncharacterized protein LOC132472162 — MVDNCCAPGCRNRRGKKKGCSFYRIPKDAARREMWLSAIKRARSQQNNSERWDPPAVGFRLCSEHFISGRKSDNPLSPDFVPSLFSYLPSPEKRRRKARLEVFNRRQKAKLQKIEQAKLCAEATRLRASTDCPQNNAATEDQTTEPSITEDQVIEPPITDPLEDSGDEDPVQPDPATPPCTSETCSKRIESLELECQALRTENMLLRDKISRKTLTEIRLQNDDKKVNVLTGLATYTCLMTIFQSLTPFLKLKASITCFQQYMLTLMKLRMNLTFDFLGFYFGIDPTTVSRHFKHCVNLIYCRLVPSLVVWPERESLRTSLPYVFRNGGYEKTVCIIDCFEIFLEKPSRLRPSAQCYSKYKSHHTMKYLIAICPQGTISFISTGWGGRTSDKFITEHSNFLPNILPGDVVLADRGFLVKESVERCQAELKIPAFTRGKVQLDPVDIENTRSLASLRIHIERVIGVLRQKYTILQNTVPITFTDIETENDVTYLDKIVSVCCGLTNVPDSVVPFE; from the exons ATGGTTGACAACTGTTGTGCACCAGGTTGCCGAAACAGACGAGGGAAGAAGAAGGGATGTTCATTTTATCGCATCCCAAAAGATGCAGCGAGGAGGGAAATGTGGTTAAGTGCTATTAAAAGAGCCAGGAGCCAACAGAACAACAGTGAAAGGTGGGACCCGCCGGCCGTTGGATTTCGGTTGTGCAGCGAACACTTCATATCAG ggAGAAAGAGTGACAACCCTTTAAGTCCGGACTTTGTGCCATCGCTTTTTAGCTATCTTCCGTCTCCAGAGAAGAGGAGACGGAAAGCTAGACTGGAGGTGTTCAACAGGAGGCAGAAGGCGAAATTGCAGAAAATAGAGCAGGCAAAGCTATGTGCAGAAGCCACCCGTCTAAG GGCATCAACTGATTGTCCCCAAAACAATGCAGCAACAGAAGACCAAACCACAGAGCCCTCCATCACAGAAGACCAAGTCATAGAGCCCCCCATCACAGATCCTTTGGAAGACTCAGGTGATGAAGATCCTGTCCAGCCTGATCCAGCAACACCACCATGCACCTCTGAAACCTGTAGTAAGCGCATCGAGTCTCTTGAGCTAGAATGCCAAGCTCTAAGAACTGAAAATATGTTGTTAAGGGACAAAATAAGTAGGAAGACCCTGACAGAGATACGTTTGCAAAATGATGATAAAAAGGTGAATGTCCTCACTGGGTTAGCAACCTATACATGTCTGATGACCATCTTTCAATCTTTGACTCCATTTCTCAAACTTAAGGCATCGATAACATGTTTTCAACAATACATGTTGACTTTGATGAAGCTGCGAATGAACTTGACATTTGACTTTTTAGGTTTTTATTTTGGCATTGACCCAACTACTGTCTCCAGACACTTCAAACACTGTGTTAATTTGATTTATTGTAGACTGGTGCCAAGTCTAGTGGTGTGGCCTGAAAGAGAATCTCTAAGAACATCTCTTCCATATGTATTTAGAAATGGCGGCTACGAGAAGACTGTTTGTATCATAGATTGTTTTGAAATATTTCTAGAGAAACCAAGTAGATTGCGACCCAGTGCACAGTGTTACTCAAAATACAAATCACATCACACCATGAAATATTTAATTGCCATTTGCCCTCAAGGTACAATTTCTTTCATTTCTACTGGATGGGGAGGTCGCACCAGTGATAAGTTCATTACAGAACACAGTAATTTTTTACCCAATATTCTCCCAGGAGATGTTGTTTTGGCAGACAGGGGGTTTCTGGTGAAGGAGTCTGTTGAAAGGTGTCAGGCTGAATTAAAAATTCCAGCATTTACTCGTGGGAAAGTACAGTTAGATCCTGTTGACATAGAGAATACAAGATCTCTAGCCTCTTTAAGAATTCACATTGAAAGAGTCATAGGAGTACTTCGTCAGAAATATACTATCTTACAAAACACTGTGCCAATAACTTTCACAGATATAGAGACAGAAAATGATGTTACTTATCTTGATAAAATTGTGAGTGTATGTTGTGGACTAACAAATGTACCAGATTCTGTGGTGCCCTTTGAGTGA